A genomic stretch from Actinomadura rubteroloni includes:
- a CDS encoding CYTH and CHAD domain-containing protein — translation MPEHLEIESKHEAGPDFALPDLSGLDGVAAVSEPVRESLRAVYYDTPDLRLAAGGITLRRRTGGHDAGWHLKLPAGPSARHEHHAPPGLGDTAPPELAGLVLARTRGLPLVPVAAIDTERTARLLLDATGAELAEVADDAVTGRADTDDTVAWREIEVELAGAGDGALLEAAGERLRAAGARDAESPSKLARVLIGRIAPSPAEVARRKARERPPTTAGDVLLAYLARLVDELLRRDPGARLGDEEDVHQMRVATRRIRSVLKTYRRLTDRTRVDPLRAELKWLAGALGDVRDLDVLRAHFDAGADFAPELVASGLATEEAAARARLGAALGTPRYFALLDALDALHLAPPLTRAARRPARPELRRAVARAWRRLERRHGALRTARTDTARDVALHELRKAAKLARYTAEAARDAGGKPARKAAKGAKRLQTVLGEHQDAVTARNRLRAAAPRDLEDAFRLGVLYAREDARAAEARRRFTKKWKKRPRLA, via the coding sequence GTGCCCGAACATCTGGAGATCGAGTCCAAGCACGAGGCGGGTCCGGACTTCGCCCTGCCCGACCTGTCCGGCCTGGACGGCGTCGCGGCCGTGTCCGAGCCCGTCCGGGAATCGCTGCGCGCCGTCTACTACGACACCCCCGACCTGCGGCTCGCGGCGGGCGGCATCACGCTGCGCCGCCGGACCGGCGGCCATGACGCGGGCTGGCACCTGAAGCTGCCCGCCGGGCCGTCCGCGCGGCACGAGCACCACGCCCCGCCGGGCCTCGGCGACACCGCGCCGCCGGAGCTGGCCGGGCTCGTCCTCGCCCGGACGCGCGGGCTGCCGCTCGTCCCCGTCGCCGCCATCGACACCGAGCGCACCGCCCGGCTGCTGCTGGACGCCACGGGCGCCGAGCTGGCCGAGGTCGCCGACGACGCCGTCACCGGCCGCGCCGACACCGACGACACCGTCGCCTGGCGCGAAATCGAGGTCGAGCTGGCCGGGGCGGGCGACGGCGCGCTGCTGGAGGCCGCCGGGGAACGGCTCCGGGCGGCCGGGGCGCGGGACGCGGAGTCGCCGTCCAAGCTCGCCCGCGTGCTCATCGGCCGGATCGCGCCGTCGCCCGCCGAGGTCGCGCGGCGCAAGGCCCGCGAGCGCCCGCCGACGACCGCCGGGGACGTCCTGCTCGCCTACCTGGCGCGGCTCGTGGACGAGCTGCTGCGCCGCGACCCCGGCGCCCGGCTCGGCGACGAGGAGGACGTCCACCAGATGCGGGTCGCGACGCGGCGGATCCGGAGCGTCCTGAAAACGTACCGGCGGCTGACCGATCGCACTCGCGTCGATCCGCTGCGCGCCGAGCTGAAGTGGCTGGCGGGCGCGCTCGGCGACGTCCGGGACCTGGACGTCCTGCGCGCCCACTTCGACGCCGGGGCCGACTTCGCGCCCGAGCTGGTCGCGTCCGGGCTCGCCACCGAGGAGGCCGCCGCCCGCGCCCGGCTCGGCGCCGCGCTCGGCACGCCGCGCTACTTCGCCCTGCTGGACGCCCTGGACGCGCTGCACCTGGCCCCGCCGCTGACCCGCGCCGCCCGCCGTCCCGCCCGGCCCGAGCTGCGCCGGGCCGTCGCCCGCGCGTGGCGGCGGCTGGAGCGGCGGCACGGCGCGCTGCGCACCGCCCGGACCGACACCGCGCGGGACGTCGCGCTGCACGAGCTGCGCAAGGCCGCCAAGCTCGCCCGCTACACCGCCGAGGCCGCGCGCGACGCGGGCGGGAAGCCGGCGCGCAAGGCGGCCAAGGGCGCGAAGCGGCTCCAGACCGTCCTCGGCGAGCACCAGGACGCCGTGACGGCCCGGAACCGGCTGCGCGCCGCCGCGCCCCGCGACCTGGAGGACGCCTTCCGCCTCGGCGTCCTCTACGCCCGCGAGGACGCCCGCGCCGCCGAGGCGCGGCGCCGCTTCACGAAGAAGTGGAAGAAACGCCCCCGCCTCGCCTGA
- a CDS encoding pentapeptide repeat-containing protein — MSTLDWPRCRVAGCAGRSAAPSGTCVAHLRADRFDRFRAALRPGSDLDLRGVTVPAPALEALLAALRGPDGRPHLGRARLDRAVLPAGTSFADACFEGDASFDGTAFTGPASFYGARFLGHVSFHGARFSGNVTFHTARFHRHASFEEAVFGGDALFGETRWYADAGLDHAAFTGAAEFDRARFDRDLALRGARITGPASFRRMRVGRNARFDRARFRRGARLGPLSVMGALQLDGLTAHEGLHVTAAVPLLSARGACVRGRGEFRVRSAALDLTGTSFAGTLDVREAARPFAGLDEPPAAPVRLLSLRDTRAPRIALADVDLSRCGLLGVSGELSLTGRCNFPVLRPRLAPWRASAVLADDPGPRPDPALADLYARLAAATSGRTSRDLRYRALQARRRGASGGWHRAGLAALWLTCGYGHRTGRAVLWLAMFAALALTGAARHGTPARTHPAPSRAVPSPARR, encoded by the coding sequence GTGAGCACTCTCGACTGGCCCCGCTGCCGGGTCGCCGGCTGCGCGGGGCGGTCCGCCGCCCCGTCCGGCACCTGCGTCGCGCACCTGCGGGCCGACCGCTTCGACCGGTTCCGCGCCGCGCTCCGGCCCGGCTCCGACCTCGACCTGCGCGGCGTCACCGTCCCCGCGCCCGCGCTGGAGGCCCTGCTCGCGGCCCTGCGCGGCCCGGACGGACGCCCCCATCTCGGCCGCGCCCGCCTCGACCGCGCCGTCCTGCCCGCCGGGACGTCCTTCGCCGACGCCTGCTTCGAGGGCGACGCGTCCTTCGACGGGACGGCCTTCACCGGCCCCGCGTCCTTCTACGGCGCCCGTTTCCTCGGCCACGTCTCGTTCCACGGCGCCCGGTTCAGCGGCAACGTGACGTTCCACACCGCGCGCTTCCACCGCCACGCGTCGTTCGAGGAGGCCGTGTTCGGCGGCGACGCGCTGTTCGGCGAGACCCGCTGGTACGCCGACGCGGGCTTGGACCACGCCGCGTTCACCGGCGCCGCCGAGTTCGACCGCGCCCGCTTCGACCGCGACCTCGCGCTGCGCGGCGCCCGGATCACCGGCCCGGCGTCGTTCCGCCGGATGCGCGTCGGCCGCAACGCCCGGTTCGACCGCGCCCGCTTCCGCCGGGGCGCGCGGCTCGGGCCGCTGTCGGTCATGGGAGCGCTCCAACTGGACGGCCTGACCGCGCACGAGGGCCTGCACGTGACCGCCGCCGTCCCGCTGCTCTCGGCCCGGGGCGCCTGCGTGCGCGGACGCGGCGAGTTCCGCGTCCGCTCGGCCGCGCTGGACCTCACCGGAACGTCCTTCGCCGGGACGCTGGACGTCCGCGAGGCGGCCCGGCCGTTCGCGGGCCTGGACGAGCCGCCCGCCGCGCCCGTCCGGCTGCTGTCCCTGCGCGACACGCGGGCGCCCCGCATCGCGCTCGCCGACGTGGACCTGTCGCGGTGCGGCCTGCTCGGCGTCTCCGGTGAGCTGAGCCTCACCGGGCGGTGCAACTTTCCTGTCCTGCGGCCCCGGCTGGCGCCCTGGCGGGCCTCGGCCGTCCTCGCCGACGACCCCGGCCCCCGGCCCGACCCGGCGCTCGCCGACCTCTACGCCCGGCTCGCCGCCGCCACGTCCGGCCGGACGTCCCGCGACCTGCGCTACCGCGCGCTCCAGGCGCGGCGGCGCGGCGCGTCCGGCGGCTGGCACCGGGCCGGGCTCGCCGCCCTCTGGCTGACCTGCGGATACGGCCACCGGACCGGACGCGCCGTGCTGTGGCTCGCGATGTTCGCCGCGCTGGCCCTCACCGGCGCGGCCCGGCACGGCACCCCGGCGCGGACGCATCCGGCGCCGTCGCGGGCCGTCCCGTCCCCCGCCCGCCGCTGA
- a CDS encoding RNA degradosome polyphosphate kinase — translation MTVNPGHLPRDMDVLPDDRFLDREESWLRFNQRVLELAEDTGLPLLERVRFLSIFASNLDEFFMVRVAGLARRMATGLAVQSASGRQPREVLESTAALAHQLMLRHAAAFADDICPALAREGIDILRWDDLSETEQERLRRFFRDRIYPVLTPLVVDSAHPFPYISGLSLNLAVIVRDPETDATMFARVKVPPVLPRFVEASADRYTPLEDVIAAHLDQLFTGMEVVEHHAFRVTRNQDLEIDDDISEGLLQALERELLRRRFGPVVRLEVERSIAPAVLELLTTELGITEQQIYRVPGPLDLAGLSAIADLDRPELKYPPFVPSKDSLPEDASIFAAIRERDVLIHHPYDSFATTVQRLIEDAAADPRVLAIKQTLYRTSGDSPIVDALIEAAEAGKQVVVVVELKARFDERANIAWARKLEKAGCHVVYGFVGLKTHCKLALVVRQDADGTLRRYCHIGTGNYHPKTARLYEDLGLLTAAPEVGEDVSALFNHLTGYSRQKNYNRLLVAPQSVRSGLVQRVDREIEHHRAGRPARVQIKCNSLVDEVLIDALYRASRAGVPVDVWVRGICALRPGLPELSDTIRVRSVLGRFLEHSRIFTFANDGDPEVWIGSADLMHRNLDRRVEALVRVAEPAQRTALLDFMNMAMDDGTSAWWLDAEGTWTRRTPPPGEKLLDVQTHLIRSRRWKNVADG, via the coding sequence ATGACCGTAAACCCCGGACATCTCCCCCGTGACATGGACGTTCTGCCGGACGATCGGTTCCTGGACCGGGAGGAGAGCTGGCTCCGCTTCAACCAGCGCGTGCTGGAGCTGGCCGAGGACACCGGCCTGCCCCTGCTCGAACGCGTCCGCTTCCTGTCGATCTTCGCCAGCAACCTGGACGAGTTCTTCATGGTCCGCGTCGCCGGGCTGGCGCGGCGGATGGCGACCGGCCTCGCCGTCCAGTCCGCCAGCGGGCGCCAGCCGCGCGAGGTGCTGGAGAGCACCGCCGCGCTCGCCCACCAGCTCATGCTGCGGCACGCGGCGGCCTTCGCCGACGACATCTGCCCGGCGCTGGCCCGCGAGGGCATCGACATCCTGCGCTGGGACGACCTGTCGGAGACCGAGCAGGAGCGGCTGCGGCGGTTCTTCCGGGACCGGATCTACCCCGTCCTGACCCCGCTCGTCGTGGACTCGGCGCACCCCTTCCCGTACATCTCGGGGCTGTCGCTGAACCTCGCGGTGATCGTCCGGGACCCCGAGACGGACGCGACGATGTTCGCCCGCGTCAAGGTGCCCCCGGTGCTGCCGCGCTTCGTGGAGGCGTCCGCCGATCGGTACACGCCGCTCGAAGACGTCATCGCCGCGCACCTGGACCAGTTGTTCACCGGCATGGAGGTGGTGGAGCACCACGCGTTCCGCGTGACCCGCAACCAGGACCTGGAGATCGACGACGACATCAGCGAGGGCCTGCTCCAGGCGCTGGAGCGGGAGCTGCTGCGCCGCCGCTTCGGCCCGGTGGTGCGCCTTGAGGTGGAACGGTCGATAGCGCCGGCCGTCCTGGAACTGCTGACGACCGAACTCGGCATCACCGAACAGCAGATCTACCGCGTTCCGGGGCCGCTGGACCTGGCCGGGCTGAGCGCCATCGCCGACCTGGACCGGCCGGAGCTGAAGTACCCGCCGTTCGTGCCGTCCAAAGACTCACTGCCCGAGGACGCGAGCATCTTCGCCGCGATCCGCGAGCGCGACGTGCTGATCCACCACCCCTACGACTCGTTCGCGACGACCGTCCAGCGGCTCATCGAGGACGCCGCCGCCGACCCGCGCGTCCTCGCGATCAAGCAGACGCTGTACCGGACGAGCGGCGACTCGCCCATCGTGGACGCGCTGATCGAGGCCGCCGAGGCGGGCAAGCAGGTCGTCGTCGTGGTCGAGCTGAAGGCCCGGTTCGACGAGCGCGCCAACATCGCGTGGGCGCGCAAGCTGGAGAAGGCGGGCTGCCACGTCGTCTACGGGTTCGTCGGGCTGAAGACGCACTGCAAGCTGGCCCTGGTCGTCCGGCAGGACGCCGACGGGACGCTGCGCCGCTACTGCCACATCGGCACCGGCAACTACCACCCGAAGACCGCGCGGCTGTACGAGGACCTCGGGCTGCTGACGGCCGCGCCCGAGGTCGGCGAGGACGTCAGCGCGCTGTTCAACCACCTCACCGGCTACTCGCGGCAGAAGAACTACAACCGGCTGCTGGTGGCGCCGCAGAGCGTCCGGTCCGGGCTCGTCCAGCGGGTGGACCGCGAGATCGAGCACCACCGGGCGGGGCGTCCGGCGCGCGTGCAGATCAAGTGCAACTCGCTGGTGGACGAGGTCCTGATCGACGCGCTGTACCGGGCGTCGCGGGCCGGCGTGCCGGTGGACGTGTGGGTGCGCGGGATCTGCGCGCTGCGTCCGGGCCTGCCGGAGCTGTCGGACACGATCCGCGTCCGCAGCGTCCTCGGACGGTTCCTGGAGCATTCGCGGATCTTCACGTTCGCCAACGACGGCGATCCCGAAGTGTGGATCGGCAGCGCGGACCTTATGCACCGCAACCTGGACCGCAGGGTCGAAGCCCTGGTCCGGGTCGCCGAGCCCGCGCAGCGGACCGCGCTGCTGGACTTCATGAACATGGCGATGGACGACGGCACGTCCGCGTGGTGGCTCGACGCCGAGGGCACCTGGACGCGCCGCACCCCGCCGCCGGGCGAGAAGCTGCTGGACGTCCAGACGCACCTGATCCGCAGCCGCCGCTGGAAGAACGTCGCCGATGGATGA
- a CDS encoding STAS domain-containing protein translates to MALSVPPARRESVDIAESWQVCRIRGDLDCTRADLLRAYVDAALEPPVPGGPPRIALHLADVPFCDSYGLSALVYAAKRLRAEGGALRVTSASRQVRSLIRRCGLDCLLPLPD, encoded by the coding sequence ATGGCGCTGAGTGTGCCGCCCGCACGGCGCGAGTCCGTCGACATCGCCGAATCGTGGCAGGTTTGCCGCATTCGGGGCGACCTTGACTGTACTCGGGCGGATCTGCTGCGCGCGTACGTGGACGCCGCGCTGGAGCCGCCGGTGCCGGGCGGGCCGCCGCGGATCGCGCTGCACTTGGCGGACGTGCCGTTCTGCGATTCCTACGGATTGTCGGCGCTGGTCTACGCGGCGAAACGATTGCGCGCCGAGGGCGGCGCACTGCGGGTGACGAGCGCGTCGCGGCAGGTGCGCTCGCTGATCCGGCGCTGCGGACTGGACTGCCTGCTTCCGCTGCCCGACTAG
- a CDS encoding NUDIX hydrolase: MDEIRAAGVVLWRDGPDGAEIAVVHRPRYDDWSFPKGKVEPGEHVVTTAVRETIEETGVVPVLGRRLPTQRYTVSGRPKRVDYWAAEADGSSFVPNDEVDALDWLPPGEAARRLSYPVDADLLGAFLDGPRRTRPLLIVRHGSAGDKRTFPGPDDLRPLDDLGRDEAVALAGPLAAFGPSRLISSATARCVETLLPLARATGMPVVTAAAVTVGADVDAGTAFLLALAEPAAVCTHGESLTKMVDGLCRALGADVPDDTSLPKGGFWAVHLTPDGVAGLERHSI; this comes from the coding sequence ATGGATGAGATCCGCGCCGCGGGCGTGGTCCTGTGGCGCGACGGCCCGGACGGGGCGGAGATCGCCGTGGTCCACCGGCCGCGCTACGACGACTGGTCGTTCCCCAAGGGCAAGGTGGAACCCGGGGAGCACGTCGTCACGACGGCGGTCCGGGAGACGATCGAGGAGACGGGCGTCGTGCCCGTCCTCGGCCGGCGGCTGCCCACCCAGCGCTACACGGTGTCCGGACGTCCCAAGCGGGTGGACTACTGGGCGGCGGAGGCGGACGGTTCTTCGTTCGTCCCCAACGACGAGGTGGACGCCCTGGACTGGCTCCCGCCCGGAGAGGCCGCGCGCCGGCTCAGCTACCCGGTCGACGCCGACCTGCTGGGAGCGTTCCTGGACGGCCCGCGCCGCACCCGGCCGCTGCTGATCGTCCGGCACGGCTCGGCGGGGGACAAGCGGACGTTCCCCGGCCCCGACGACCTGCGCCCGCTGGACGACCTCGGCCGCGACGAGGCGGTCGCGCTGGCCGGGCCGCTCGCCGCGTTCGGCCCGTCCCGGCTGATCAGCTCGGCGACGGCCCGCTGCGTCGAGACGCTGCTGCCGCTCGCCCGCGCCACCGGCATGCCCGTCGTCACGGCGGCGGCGGTCACGGTCGGCGCCGACGTCGACGCCGGGACGGCCTTCCTCCTCGCCCTCGCCGAACCCGCCGCCGTCTGCACGCACGGCGAGTCGCTGACGAAGATGGTGGACGGCCTCTGCCGCGCCCTCGGCGCCGACGTCCCCGACGACACGTCCCTGCCCAAGGGCGGGTTCTGGGCCGTCCACCTGACACCCGACGGCGTCGCCGGATTGGAACGTCACAGTATTTAA